The Megasphaera stantonii genome includes a window with the following:
- a CDS encoding metallophosphoesterase family protein: MIYITGDIHANPKRLGMNALAQRGIHMNPEDYIIICGDFGIPWVGESDETDHKWLEWLAQLSYTVLFVDGNHENFDQLCRYPVKNWSGGRVHELRPNLYHLLRGEVFTIEGQTFFTFGGAKSTDKALRWPSVSWWPQEEASADNFDKAAKNLTAHDFTVDYVITHTAPARFVDQVPNMSQWIEGCKTSQLLSGLEELMTYKKWYFGHFHVDYIRDDSVAAWIYQDIVPIEKK, encoded by the coding sequence ATGATTTATATTACCGGTGACATTCACGCCAATCCGAAAAGATTGGGGATGAATGCATTGGCTCAGCGCGGGATTCATATGAATCCGGAGGATTATATCATCATTTGCGGTGATTTCGGAATCCCCTGGGTCGGTGAATCGGATGAAACAGATCATAAGTGGCTGGAATGGCTGGCCCAGCTGTCGTATACGGTCCTGTTCGTTGATGGGAACCATGAAAACTTTGACCAGCTCTGCCGCTATCCGGTGAAAAATTGGTCCGGCGGCCGGGTCCATGAACTTCGGCCCAATCTCTACCATTTGCTGCGCGGCGAAGTCTTTACCATCGAAGGCCAGACCTTTTTCACCTTCGGCGGCGCCAAGTCGACAGACAAGGCCCTCCGCTGGCCTAGCGTCTCCTGGTGGCCCCAGGAAGAGGCATCGGCAGACAACTTCGACAAGGCCGCCAAGAACCTGACGGCCCATGATTTCACCGTCGATTACGTCATCACTCATACGGCGCCGGCCCGCTTTGTCGACCAGGTGCCCAATATGAGCCAATGGATTGAAGGCTGCAAGACGTCCCAGCTCCTGAGCGGCCTGGAAGAACTGATGACCTATAAGAAATGGTACTTCGGCCATTTCCATGTCGATTACATCAGGGACGACTCCGTGGCCGCATGGATATATCAGGACATCGTGCCAATTGAGAAAAAGTGA